The proteins below come from a single Prolixibacter sp. NT017 genomic window:
- a CDS encoding OST-HTH/LOTUS domain-containing protein → MENVENEKALTEAITACTNEDGWANLAEIGGVLREKGIKYGKLSKFISRFPELVETRIDESRQPPVVYARLINQT, encoded by the coding sequence ATGGAAAACGTTGAAAATGAAAAAGCTTTAACGGAAGCCATAACAGCCTGTACCAACGAAGACGGATGGGCAAATTTGGCAGAAATCGGAGGAGTCCTGAGAGAGAAAGGCATTAAGTATGGCAAATTGTCCAAATTCATATCCCGGTTCCCCGAACTAGTTGAGACCCGTATTGATGAAAGCCGGCAACCTCCTGTGGTTTATGCTCGGCTGATAAATCAAACATAA
- a CDS encoding response regulator transcription factor, with product MDEKKHIFFVEDDLSFGAVLKSYLEINNYYVTWVDDGKYAVEKFHSGDYQLCILDVMLPNVDGFSIGREIRTLSPKVPMIYLTAKALKEDILNGYKIGADDYITKPFDTEVLLCKIEAILKRGTDRMNDPDQILMVGQYHFDPHLRTIELNGDIRQLSPKESALLHLLCEHKNQLLPREVALKRIWGEDGYFTTRSMDVFITKLRKYLKDDPAIEIKNIHGSGFIITDE from the coding sequence ATGGATGAGAAAAAACACATATTTTTCGTTGAAGACGATCTAAGTTTCGGAGCCGTTCTGAAATCCTACCTGGAAATCAACAACTACTACGTGACCTGGGTGGACGACGGGAAGTACGCCGTCGAAAAGTTTCACAGCGGCGATTATCAGCTTTGCATCCTCGATGTGATGCTGCCCAACGTTGATGGTTTTTCCATTGGTCGGGAGATTCGCACCCTTTCTCCCAAAGTGCCCATGATATATCTAACCGCCAAGGCGCTCAAAGAAGACATCCTCAACGGGTACAAAATCGGGGCCGACGATTACATCACCAAACCGTTCGATACAGAAGTACTGCTCTGTAAAATCGAGGCCATCCTGAAAAGGGGAACTGACCGAATGAATGATCCGGACCAGATATTGATGGTTGGCCAGTACCACTTCGATCCACATTTAAGAACGATCGAACTTAACGGGGACATTCGCCAATTGTCGCCCAAAGAATCGGCGTTGCTTCATCTGCTTTGTGAACACAAGAATCAACTCCTTCCAAGAGAAGTAGCGTTAAAGCGAATTTGGGGAGAAGATGGTTACTTTACCACCCGCAGCATGGATGTATTTATCACGAAATTAAGGAAATACCTGAAAGACGATCCGGCTATCGAAATCAAAAACATTCACGGAAGTGGGTTCATTATTACGGACGAATAG
- a CDS encoding sensor histidine kinase KdpD, whose product MNKKRFIGLVVLMGISLLGIVAVQYYWFHSAAKVRNELFDRSVNEALTSASKRLQTMQDYPIVNQYFFNDSLQWTPDPPPPPPPPVKFHVQGTTSYRIKVNPKMNKIENEIQVFTSKRDSIITLHKTHVNDSLIQFITQKQLKKSIQDSNLARIIVKDSMVLLPEFEKRIEDKAKQLKNLAKQMVVEIKDWHAGRDLDMKQIHHVLKEEFERKDIPIDFHFVVMANDSVIGGDLPENVIPENAQTYQTGLFPYDVFRQNLKLNVFFPDKDSFVGRNMFWLLGLSLLFTIVILLTFTLSILFILRQKKISEMKSDFINNMTHEFKTPIATIGVAADSIVNEKVISEEEKVRYFAGMIKKENRRMNSQVEKILQIARMDRNNGDYHFEAVNAHELIEKAIQSISLQIEKRKGQIDTYLEASNPVVMTDATHFTNVIYNLLDNAVKYSADKPEIVLRTSSVSKGISITVEDHGIGMNRAVQAKIFERFYRQPTGNIHNTKGFGLGLSYVKAVIDANKGTITVHSEAGKGSRFVIFIPYTLENG is encoded by the coding sequence ATGAACAAGAAGCGATTTATCGGTTTGGTTGTATTAATGGGAATCTCCCTGCTAGGAATTGTTGCCGTACAGTATTATTGGTTTCACAGTGCGGCCAAGGTCCGCAATGAGCTTTTCGACCGTTCGGTGAATGAAGCTTTAACCAGCGCTTCGAAGCGGTTGCAAACCATGCAGGATTATCCGATAGTCAACCAATACTTTTTCAACGATTCACTGCAATGGACTCCCGATCCACCGCCACCTCCTCCGCCGCCGGTTAAATTTCATGTGCAGGGGACAACCAGTTACCGGATAAAGGTTAATCCGAAGATGAACAAAATTGAGAATGAAATTCAGGTGTTTACATCGAAGCGGGATTCGATTATAACCTTACACAAAACCCATGTAAACGACAGCCTGATCCAGTTTATCACGCAAAAACAATTAAAGAAAAGTATACAGGACAGCAATCTGGCCAGAATTATTGTAAAGGATTCGATGGTGCTTCTTCCTGAGTTTGAAAAACGAATTGAAGACAAGGCGAAACAACTTAAAAATCTGGCCAAACAAATGGTGGTTGAAATCAAGGATTGGCATGCAGGTCGTGATCTGGACATGAAACAAATCCATCATGTACTGAAAGAAGAATTTGAACGAAAGGATATTCCCATTGATTTCCATTTCGTGGTCATGGCCAATGACAGCGTGATTGGCGGCGATTTACCTGAAAATGTCATCCCGGAAAATGCGCAAACCTATCAAACGGGATTATTCCCCTACGATGTGTTCAGGCAAAACCTCAAATTGAATGTTTTCTTTCCCGATAAAGACTCATTTGTGGGACGGAACATGTTTTGGCTGCTGGGGCTTTCACTCCTCTTTACTATCGTCATCTTGCTGACTTTTACCCTGAGTATCCTGTTTATTTTGCGACAGAAGAAAATTTCGGAGATGAAATCGGACTTTATTAACAACATGACCCACGAGTTTAAAACGCCCATTGCGACCATCGGGGTTGCAGCTGACTCTATTGTGAATGAAAAAGTGATTTCAGAGGAAGAAAAGGTGCGTTATTTCGCCGGAATGATTAAGAAAGAAAACCGGAGGATGAACTCACAGGTGGAAAAAATCCTCCAGATTGCCCGCATGGATCGCAATAACGGCGATTATCACTTCGAAGCAGTCAACGCACACGAACTGATTGAAAAAGCGATCCAGAGTATTTCCCTGCAAATTGAAAAACGCAAGGGACAGATTGACACCTACCTGGAAGCTTCCAATCCGGTGGTGATGACGGACGCAACACATTTCACCAATGTGATATACAACCTGCTGGATAATGCCGTTAAATATTCAGCAGATAAACCGGAGATCGTTTTACGAACCTCCTCGGTCAGCAAAGGGATTTCCATAACGGTAGAAGATCACGGTATTGGAATGAACCGCGCTGTTCAGGCAAAAATATTCGAGCGCTTTTACCGGCAACCTACCGGAAATATTCACAACACCAAAGGTTTTGGTCTGGGGCTCAGCTACGTAAAAGCTGTTATCGATGCCAACAAGGGAACCATTACAGTTCACAGTGAAGCCGGCAAAGGCAGCCGCTTCGTCATTTTCATTCCTTATACGCTGGAAAATGGATGA
- a CDS encoding Gfo/Idh/MocA family protein, which yields MDRKNNVSRRRFLGTSAAAAAGITILPSNTIAGLGHKAPSDKLNIAAVGIGGMGFANLKNMETENIVALCDVDWGYSKRVFDYFPNAKRYKDWRKMYDEMSDQFDAVLVATADHSHAAAAAHAITLGKHVYVQKPLTHSVYESRLLTKLADKYKVATQMGNQGSSGEGVRQACEWMWNGEIGDITKVEAFTDRPIWPQGLNRPKEVMPVPDTLDWDLFIGPAAFREYNSIYTPWNWRGWWDFGTGALGDMACHVLHPVFMGLKLGYPTKAQGSSTLLLTDCAPNAQMVNLTFPEREKQKGVKMNLPEVEVTWYDGGLQPKKPEGWPEGKNMNDAGGGVIFHGTKDKLVCGCYGKDPWLLSGRTPNVPKTLRRVENAMQGGHEQDWIRACKESPENRVQPSSPFSEAGPFNEMVVMGVLAVRLQGLNKELDWDGANMQFTNIGDTDSLRICVEDNFTIKDGDPTFNRVWTDPMNAKAFANELIKHTYREGFTLPDMPA from the coding sequence TGACAAACTGAACATTGCTGCTGTAGGAATCGGCGGAATGGGTTTTGCCAACCTGAAGAACATGGAAACCGAGAATATCGTAGCTCTCTGCGATGTCGACTGGGGGTACAGTAAACGGGTTTTTGATTATTTCCCTAACGCCAAGCGTTATAAGGACTGGCGCAAGATGTACGATGAAATGAGCGATCAGTTTGATGCTGTTCTGGTGGCTACCGCCGACCATTCACACGCTGCTGCTGCTGCGCACGCCATCACATTGGGCAAACATGTTTACGTGCAAAAACCGCTAACTCACTCGGTTTACGAGTCTCGTCTGCTAACCAAGCTGGCCGATAAATACAAAGTTGCGACCCAGATGGGTAACCAGGGTTCGTCAGGCGAAGGCGTTCGCCAGGCTTGCGAATGGATGTGGAACGGAGAAATAGGTGATATCACCAAAGTGGAAGCTTTCACTGACCGGCCTATTTGGCCACAAGGGCTAAACCGTCCCAAAGAGGTAATGCCTGTTCCGGATACGCTGGATTGGGATCTTTTTATCGGCCCGGCTGCTTTCCGCGAATACAATTCCATTTACACGCCATGGAACTGGCGCGGATGGTGGGATTTCGGAACCGGTGCGCTGGGTGACATGGCCTGCCACGTTTTGCACCCGGTATTTATGGGACTGAAACTCGGATACCCGACCAAAGCACAGGGAAGTTCCACTCTGTTGTTGACGGATTGTGCACCGAATGCGCAAATGGTCAATCTAACTTTCCCCGAAAGGGAAAAACAAAAAGGTGTGAAAATGAACCTTCCAGAAGTGGAAGTTACCTGGTACGACGGCGGTCTCCAACCGAAGAAGCCGGAAGGTTGGCCGGAAGGCAAGAACATGAATGATGCCGGCGGTGGTGTGATTTTCCACGGAACCAAAGATAAACTGGTTTGTGGCTGTTACGGAAAAGACCCGTGGTTGCTCTCGGGAAGGACACCCAACGTTCCGAAAACGCTTCGCCGCGTAGAGAATGCGATGCAAGGCGGTCACGAACAGGATTGGATTCGCGCCTGCAAAGAAAGTCCCGAAAACCGGGTTCAACCTTCCTCACCGTTCAGCGAAGCCGGACCATTCAACGAAATGGTTGTGATGGGCGTACTCGCCGTTCGTTTGCAGGGACTGAACAAGGAACTGGATTGGGATGGCGCCAATATGCAATTCACAAACATAGGTGATACCGACTCATTGCGCATCTGCGTTGAAGATAATTTCACCATTAAAGATGGTGACCCGACCTTCAACAGGGTATGGACGGATCCGATGAACGCAAAAGCTTTTGCCAATGAATTGATTAAGCACACGTATCGCGAAGGTTTTACACTACCTGATATGCCTGCTTAA